A region from the Lentimonas sp. CC4 genome encodes:
- a CDS encoding sugar ABC transporter substrate-binding protein produces the protein MKKIITGLLLCFASLSIVGCGGSGDSADATVRIGMTVQSLSNPAWAGYCQAIEKKVKANGGRINYVACDSNVGKQITQIENFVSSGVDVIIIHPADPEGVEFALKQAREAGVKVLAWDDNLKNADVAWLIDNHELGYAIGTHAANWINEKLGGTTEVAILNYPQLPILLERGNGIRDAIVELAPKAKIVAETSAIDTKEGIEKMETIFQSHPNVEVVCSIGGGGSVGANEAAKAANKVTDKFGIFAADATQPELYAMKNNEGNRMTVAVTGTNEAIATEIWNMVALLQSGEPIETKEIYRSFIPVTKDNVDEFLGK, from the coding sequence ATGAAAAAAATAATAACAGGACTACTCCTTTGCTTCGCGTCGCTCTCAATTGTTGGATGCGGTGGAAGTGGCGACAGTGCGGATGCTACAGTAAGAATTGGCATGACCGTGCAATCGCTCAGTAACCCAGCATGGGCTGGTTATTGCCAAGCCATTGAGAAAAAAGTCAAAGCCAATGGCGGTCGCATTAACTATGTGGCCTGCGACAGCAATGTCGGTAAGCAAATCACACAGATTGAAAACTTCGTCTCCAGCGGAGTGGATGTCATTATTATTCATCCTGCAGATCCGGAAGGCGTCGAGTTCGCTCTAAAGCAAGCTCGTGAGGCCGGGGTCAAAGTGCTCGCTTGGGATGATAACCTGAAGAACGCTGATGTCGCATGGTTGATTGATAATCATGAATTAGGCTATGCTATCGGCACACACGCGGCTAATTGGATCAACGAAAAGCTCGGCGGCACTACAGAAGTTGCAATTCTTAACTACCCACAATTGCCCATTTTACTGGAACGTGGTAACGGCATCCGCGACGCCATCGTCGAGTTGGCTCCGAAGGCTAAGATCGTCGCAGAGACGAGTGCGATCGACACGAAAGAGGGCATTGAGAAGATGGAAACCATCTTTCAGTCCCACCCGAATGTAGAAGTTGTCTGCTCCATCGGTGGCGGTGGTTCCGTCGGCGCGAACGAGGCTGCAAAGGCTGCCAATAAGGTCACAGACAAATTCGGCATCTTTGCCGCGGATGCAACACAACCTGAATTGTATGCCATGAAGAATAACGAAGGTAATCGTATGACTGTTGCTGTAACAGGCACGAACGAGGCAATCGCTACTGAGATTTGGAATATGGTTGCTCTGCTTCAATCCGGTGAGCCGATTGAGACGAAAGAAATCTACCGTTCATTTATCCCAGTCACAAAAGACAACGTAGATGAGTTCTTAGGCAAATAA
- a CDS encoding GntR family transcriptional regulator yields MNDPKPLYLQIYEDLHTSIRNQRYAPGDLLPSEKTICEQYKTSRPTVAKAIKMLSDAKLVHRQAGFGTQVLAPDSSGLSAGLLVPGLTETEIFTPIIASIIETAPNFELQIAQPYELNRSQDRKALALSQVEQFIKKKVNGVFFGPLEKIPDAEAFNLSIVERFTEKGIQVVLLDRDIYPWPQQAPFDMICIGNIEAGFTMANHLLENGCKQLAFVSSKNPAMTVGHRIIGTRQALLQKGFSARSLLYVEYEQDDPSTAAAQLIEANIDGIVCANDATAAVILRALLDLSVKIPEQIKVCGFDDVKYASLLSVPLTSYRQPCQVMGQLAVETMVNRIKHPERPPHHIALHGTLIVRESSQMRA; encoded by the coding sequence ATGAATGACCCAAAGCCACTTTACCTGCAGATCTACGAAGACCTACACACTTCGATCCGCAATCAACGCTACGCCCCCGGCGACCTACTCCCCAGCGAGAAGACGATTTGCGAGCAATACAAGACCTCTCGCCCCACCGTAGCCAAAGCGATCAAGATGCTGAGCGACGCAAAACTAGTGCATCGCCAAGCCGGATTCGGCACTCAAGTGCTCGCACCCGACTCTTCCGGTCTATCGGCAGGCTTACTCGTCCCTGGATTAACAGAGACTGAAATCTTCACCCCCATCATTGCCAGCATCATCGAGACTGCCCCTAACTTTGAACTCCAGATCGCACAACCCTACGAACTGAATCGATCACAAGACCGTAAGGCTTTGGCGCTTTCCCAAGTCGAGCAATTCATAAAGAAGAAAGTGAATGGCGTCTTCTTCGGCCCGCTTGAAAAGATCCCAGATGCCGAAGCCTTCAATCTAAGCATCGTCGAACGCTTCACCGAAAAAGGGATACAAGTCGTGCTACTAGATCGCGATATCTATCCATGGCCACAGCAAGCTCCTTTCGATATGATCTGTATTGGGAACATTGAGGCAGGCTTCACCATGGCGAATCACCTGCTGGAAAATGGCTGCAAGCAACTCGCTTTCGTTTCATCGAAAAATCCGGCAATGACCGTAGGGCACCGTATCATTGGCACCCGTCAAGCACTCCTGCAAAAAGGCTTCTCCGCCCGCAGCCTCCTCTACGTCGAATACGAACAGGACGATCCCAGCACAGCGGCCGCTCAGTTAATCGAAGCAAATATCGATGGTATTGTTTGCGCCAACGATGCCACTGCCGCCGTAATCCTGCGCGCCCTACTCGACCTTAGCGTAAAGATTCCAGAACAGATTAAAGTCTGCGGATTTGATGATGTAAAATACGCCTCGCTCCTCAGTGTGCCTCTGACGAGCTATCGCCAGCCTTGCCAAGTTATGGGACAACTCGCTGTAGAAACAATGGTCAACCGAATCAAACACCCAGAAAGGCCGCCCCACCACATTGCGCTCCATGGCACACTCATCGTCCGGGAATCCTCCCAGATGCGTGCTTAA
- a CDS encoding hemolysin family protein, translating into MTLLLFYVGIALGFSFLCSLLEATLLTITPTQLQTAKSNGKQWALRLQGLKHNIDKPLSAILTLNTIAHTMGATGAGAQYTRVYGDATGGVFAAILTLLVLILSEIIPKTLGARYTLFFAPFTARALPIMEWGLRPVVWLCQGITRLITFGDGHAHPKHREELLAVARMGEEDGSIRKSESRIVRSMLNMSNVQIDSIMTPRPVMFTLSEEVTLQAFAEQIETHPFSRIPVYGDNHEFISGFVLRSDALQACLKDPKHPIASVKRKMTFVSKLMTVDALFRQMTEQRQHIAMVQDEYGSTVGLVTLEDALETLVGIEIVDEQDTVADLRKLAHSLWQQRAKEMGIKTDIDT; encoded by the coding sequence ATGACACTGTTACTCTTCTACGTCGGCATCGCGCTCGGATTTTCCTTTTTGTGCTCCTTATTGGAGGCCACCCTCCTCACGATCACACCCACGCAATTGCAAACGGCCAAATCAAATGGCAAGCAATGGGCACTACGCCTGCAAGGACTGAAGCATAACATCGACAAGCCCCTCTCCGCGATTCTTACGCTCAACACAATCGCCCACACGATGGGCGCCACGGGAGCCGGCGCACAATATACCCGTGTGTATGGCGACGCTACTGGCGGTGTCTTTGCCGCCATCCTCACACTACTGGTTCTCATCCTCTCCGAAATCATCCCAAAGACACTCGGAGCGCGCTACACGCTCTTTTTTGCGCCGTTCACAGCAAGAGCGCTTCCGATTATGGAATGGGGACTGCGCCCAGTCGTCTGGCTGTGCCAAGGCATTACACGACTCATCACCTTTGGCGACGGCCACGCTCATCCAAAACACCGCGAAGAGCTGTTAGCGGTCGCACGAATGGGCGAAGAAGATGGCTCCATCCGAAAAAGCGAAAGTAGAATCGTCCGTAGCATGCTCAACATGTCGAACGTGCAGATTGATAGTATCATGACACCCCGGCCCGTCATGTTCACTTTATCAGAAGAAGTGACACTGCAGGCGTTTGCAGAGCAAATCGAAACACACCCGTTCTCAAGGATCCCAGTCTACGGCGATAACCACGAATTCATCTCTGGCTTCGTCCTACGATCCGACGCGCTCCAAGCCTGCCTAAAAGACCCCAAGCATCCGATCGCAAGCGTAAAGCGTAAGATGACCTTCGTATCCAAGCTAATGACAGTCGATGCACTGTTTCGGCAAATGACGGAACAACGCCAACACATCGCCATGGTTCAAGATGAATACGGCAGCACCGTTGGCCTCGTCACGCTCGAAGACGCGCTGGAAACCCTCGTCGGCATTGAGATCGTCGATGAGCAAGACACTGTCGCCGACCTACGCAAACTCGCTCACAGCCTATGGCAACAACGCGCCAAAGAAATGGGTATCAAAACCGATATAGATACTTAA
- a CDS encoding carbohydrate kinase, which produces MNPTFKVAGIGELLWDVFPDHKRIGGAPANFAYHTHQLGAESWPVSCIGSDALGIELRGQLIESGVDVRYVKESASHPTGTVDVVLHSGKPTYEIHENVAWDHLPFTADLRELAGQLDAVCFGSLSQRSTESSQSIHAFLSEMPEHALKIFDVNVRQSFYSKELIRKSLQLANVLKLSDEELPVLLDLFDLGGDSCEQLVQLRKLFDLRLVAYTRGSHGSLLVTADSVHDFPGMAAEVVDTVGAGDSFTAALCMGTLRGWPLGQVNDFANRVAAYVCSQKGATPAIPNDLLQIESSI; this is translated from the coding sequence ATGAACCCTACATTTAAAGTCGCAGGTATTGGAGAGTTACTCTGGGATGTCTTCCCTGACCACAAGCGCATTGGCGGCGCACCTGCCAATTTTGCTTATCACACGCACCAACTTGGTGCGGAGAGCTGGCCAGTAAGCTGCATCGGATCGGACGCCTTGGGCATCGAGCTTCGCGGTCAGTTGATTGAGAGTGGCGTGGACGTCCGCTATGTGAAGGAAAGTGCCAGTCATCCAACAGGCACGGTTGATGTCGTGCTCCACTCGGGTAAGCCTACCTACGAGATTCATGAGAATGTCGCCTGGGATCACCTGCCATTCACAGCGGATCTCCGCGAACTCGCAGGTCAACTCGATGCAGTCTGTTTTGGCTCGCTCTCGCAACGTTCGACTGAGTCAAGTCAGAGCATCCATGCATTCTTAAGTGAGATGCCTGAGCACGCACTTAAGATTTTCGATGTGAACGTGCGTCAGTCTTTTTACTCTAAAGAGCTGATTCGAAAGTCTCTGCAGTTAGCGAATGTGCTCAAGCTTAGCGATGAGGAGCTACCTGTTTTACTCGACCTATTTGATTTGGGCGGCGACAGCTGCGAGCAACTGGTTCAACTCAGGAAGCTGTTTGATCTTCGCCTGGTCGCTTACACCCGTGGTTCGCACGGCAGTTTGTTGGTTACTGCGGATTCCGTCCACGATTTCCCAGGAATGGCAGCGGAGGTGGTCGATACTGTAGGGGCGGGTGATTCATTCACCGCCGCGCTCTGTATGGGCACGCTACGAGGCTGGCCTTTGGGGCAAGTGAATGACTTCGCCAATCGGGTAGCCGCGTATGTCTGCTCACAGAAAGGTGCGACCCCAGCGATTCCGAATGACCTGCTCCAAATTGAATCATCTATCTAG
- a CDS encoding AAA family ATPase, with protein sequence MQKETKTYGDLISELSSKYDSLPENCQYWIGLAGGPGSGKSTVARKIKDALGDKIDVIPMDGYHFYRSELDAMANPQEAHERRGAPFTFNAQKLVDDLTQAHQTGSGYFPGFDHSKRDPEEQSVRLEPGKKIVIVEGNYLLLSDSPWNVLQRDVFDEGWFLYVPLEECKRRVLKRHHQVMKMTKKESMWRVLTNDGPNAELVTNESIENADRIIEIQSDKT encoded by the coding sequence ATGCAAAAAGAAACGAAAACATACGGCGATCTCATCAGTGAACTCTCATCAAAATACGATTCACTACCTGAAAATTGCCAATACTGGATCGGTCTCGCAGGAGGGCCTGGAAGCGGCAAGAGCACCGTCGCGCGAAAAATCAAGGATGCGCTTGGCGACAAAATCGATGTGATTCCGATGGACGGTTATCATTTCTATCGTTCCGAACTAGACGCGATGGCGAACCCTCAAGAGGCCCACGAGAGACGAGGCGCGCCATTCACGTTTAACGCTCAAAAGTTGGTCGATGATCTGACCCAAGCTCATCAAACTGGTTCTGGTTATTTCCCAGGCTTCGATCACAGCAAGCGCGACCCTGAAGAACAGAGTGTCCGCCTGGAACCCGGGAAAAAGATAGTCATCGTGGAAGGAAATTATCTCCTATTGAGTGACAGCCCATGGAATGTCCTCCAGCGCGATGTTTTTGACGAAGGATGGTTTCTCTATGTCCCGCTTGAGGAATGCAAACGACGGGTCTTAAAGCGTCATCATCAGGTAATGAAAATGACGAAAAAGGAATCAATGTGGAGGGTATTGACCAACGATGGACCGAATGCAGAGCTAGTGACCAATGAATCGATTGAGAACGCGGATAGAATAATCGAAATTCAAAGTGATAAAACATGA
- a CDS encoding PfkB family carbohydrate kinase: MIYADIRDLTETVLPAFREKLGKPIPENLSGICGFDGFIDTFIRLEQPASMAEFGPKVTAAAGIAASYPVKHLGDKFGGNGPLYASGLNDIFSGEIDVTYIGAMGRDEILPIYREALESKTQRLYSLADPAHSDCLEFTDGKIMLGDLRACAEITLERLIEVVGEAALDAELKSADCIAAVNWGKLVHVGGIWSYLAERSKALGRTAKEVHCFMDLAEFEGRPKEDLDNLLQRLEGITAQFTTMLSFNLKEAWQMGAYFGGDFLGKKDPDSVVALAALLKANTDVDRIIIHPNDGAVCASAAGTVYVPGPYCKEPLISTGAGDNFGAGCLAAALCGLDDAGIVLAGNLASGHFVRSGRSATFEAMLSMLDAWEVGSLSERL; the protein is encoded by the coding sequence ATGATATATGCTGATATTCGAGACCTCACAGAAACCGTCCTGCCAGCTTTTCGTGAAAAACTGGGCAAGCCCATCCCTGAAAATCTCTCGGGGATTTGTGGGTTCGATGGATTTATCGACACCTTTATTCGACTGGAGCAGCCCGCCTCCATGGCCGAGTTTGGGCCGAAGGTCACGGCTGCGGCAGGAATTGCGGCCTCTTATCCGGTGAAGCACCTTGGCGATAAGTTCGGAGGCAACGGCCCGCTCTATGCGTCTGGACTCAATGATATCTTTAGCGGTGAAATCGATGTGACCTACATCGGGGCGATGGGGCGGGATGAAATTCTGCCGATTTACCGCGAGGCGCTCGAGTCCAAGACTCAGCGACTCTACTCTTTGGCCGATCCGGCTCACAGTGATTGTCTAGAGTTTACTGACGGAAAAATTATGCTGGGTGATTTGCGTGCCTGCGCAGAGATCACTCTAGAGCGTTTGATCGAAGTGGTCGGTGAAGCCGCGCTGGACGCAGAGTTGAAGTCGGCCGATTGTATTGCCGCGGTGAACTGGGGTAAATTGGTGCATGTTGGCGGTATCTGGAGTTATTTAGCGGAGCGTTCCAAGGCGCTGGGGCGCACTGCCAAAGAGGTGCATTGCTTCATGGATCTAGCCGAGTTTGAGGGGCGTCCGAAAGAGGACTTGGATAATCTTCTGCAGCGTCTGGAAGGCATCACTGCGCAGTTCACTACCATGCTTAGTTTTAACTTGAAAGAAGCGTGGCAGATGGGTGCGTATTTCGGCGGGGACTTTTTGGGTAAAAAGGATCCGGATTCTGTCGTCGCTTTGGCTGCGCTCCTAAAGGCTAATACCGATGTGGATCGAATCATTATCCACCCAAATGATGGTGCCGTTTGCGCCAGTGCAGCGGGCACGGTCTACGTGCCTGGGCCGTATTGTAAAGAGCCTCTAATCTCGACGGGTGCCGGTGATAATTTTGGTGCTGGCTGTCTCGCCGCAGCGCTCTGCGGATTGGATGACGCGGGCATCGTTCTGGCGGGTAATCTCGCTAGCGGTCACTTTGTTCGCTCAGGGCGCAGTGCGACTTTTGAAGCGATGCTCTCGATGTTGGACGCATGGGAAGTTGGTAGCCTTAGCGAGCGTCTGTAG
- a CDS encoding sugar ABC transporter ATP-binding protein codes for MNILELKNITKKYPGVIALNDVSIEFVKGEAHALVGENGAGKSTLIKSCTGAVKPNAGSIIIEGESFASLTPQLSESHGIGVIYQEFNLVGELSVAENIFLGRAIRKGLVINKKAMVRESAAIFEQFDIDIDPNELVSNLTVGYQQLVEIAKALSQKARVLIMDEPSAPLTSAEAERLYLVVEKLKASGVTIIYISHRMEEIFRLTERITVLRDGQKIDTVKTSETNMDELVKLMVGRELKETYPKRKDCISDEVLLDVQNLSGNGVNDISFNIKKGEVLGFAGLIGSGRTETAELLFGAAKKTSGSVRLNGSEVNPKTPRDAIDSGIALVPEDRKGKGALMDMTIRSNTSMAVLERISKFFIVDSKEERRMAEEYKQSIRIKTPSIEQNIKNLSGGNQQKVIIARWLASKPDLVIFDEPTRGIDVGAKSEIYTLVNSLVEDGKSVLMISSEMEEVMGMSDRIVVLCDGKISGSLDRKDFTQERIMNFASQK; via the coding sequence ATGAACATTCTAGAGTTAAAGAACATTACGAAGAAATATCCCGGTGTGATCGCCCTGAATGATGTCAGCATCGAATTCGTCAAAGGGGAAGCGCATGCTCTGGTCGGCGAAAATGGCGCTGGCAAATCGACCTTGATTAAGAGCTGCACCGGTGCGGTCAAACCGAATGCCGGCAGTATCATCATCGAAGGTGAAAGCTTTGCTTCACTCACGCCGCAGTTATCCGAATCACACGGCATCGGCGTCATCTACCAAGAGTTCAATCTGGTCGGTGAACTGTCTGTTGCAGAAAATATCTTTCTCGGTCGAGCGATCCGCAAAGGTCTGGTCATTAATAAAAAGGCCATGGTTCGCGAGTCTGCTGCGATCTTCGAGCAATTTGATATCGATATCGATCCCAACGAGCTTGTTAGCAACTTGACGGTCGGCTACCAGCAACTTGTAGAAATCGCCAAGGCCTTGTCACAAAAGGCTCGGGTGTTGATCATGGACGAGCCTTCTGCGCCGCTCACTTCAGCTGAAGCTGAACGCCTCTATCTAGTGGTCGAAAAACTGAAGGCTTCCGGGGTGACGATTATCTACATCTCACACCGCATGGAGGAAATCTTCCGACTCACCGAGCGCATTACCGTGCTCAGAGATGGTCAGAAGATCGATACCGTAAAAACGAGTGAGACCAATATGGATGAACTTGTGAAACTGATGGTCGGACGTGAATTAAAGGAGACCTACCCGAAACGCAAAGACTGTATCTCCGATGAAGTGTTATTGGATGTTCAGAATCTTTCCGGTAACGGGGTGAACGATATCAGCTTTAATATCAAGAAGGGCGAGGTTTTAGGGTTTGCCGGATTAATCGGATCTGGGCGCACGGAGACTGCAGAACTGTTATTCGGTGCTGCAAAGAAAACCAGTGGCTCTGTTCGACTCAATGGTAGTGAAGTGAACCCGAAGACACCTAGAGACGCGATCGACAGCGGTATCGCTCTGGTTCCAGAAGACCGAAAAGGGAAGGGTGCTTTAATGGATATGACGATTCGTAGTAACACGAGTATGGCTGTGCTGGAGCGCATCTCCAAGTTCTTCATCGTCGACAGTAAAGAAGAACGTCGAATGGCCGAAGAATATAAACAATCCATTCGGATCAAAACCCCCTCGATCGAACAAAACATTAAGAACCTCAGTGGCGGGAATCAGCAAAAGGTGATCATCGCCCGTTGGTTGGCATCCAAGCCCGACCTAGTGATCTTTGATGAACCCACTCGAGGTATCGACGTCGGAGCCAAATCCGAAATTTACACACTCGTCAACTCGCTCGTCGAAGACGGTAAGTCCGTCTTGATGATTTCTTCTGAAATGGAAGAAGTCATGGGCATGTCCGACCGAATCGTCGTCCTGTGCGATGGCAAAATTTCGGGTAGCCTGGATCGAAAGGATTTTACTCAAGAACGCATCATGAATTTTGCATCTCAAAAATAG
- a CDS encoding mechanosensitive ion channel family protein: MRATPCCMSNWFETIYNTELVGNTLDLWLYAVGAAVVLFLLLKLILRVLQRQVASLSTKTATVVDDLLAAALKSTKSFVLMVVAIWGGAQLLDFGAKGNYLDYTLLIVLVLQAAVWANRMVSVYIVFYTDARREDNPAAVSVVHGLSFLVRLLIWSLAFLLVVDNLGYDVTALVAGLGISGIAVALALQNILGDLFASLSIVLDKPFVIGDFIIVGDLMGVVEKIGLKTTRLRSLSGEQLIFSNNDLLSSRVRNYKRMQERRVPFAFGVLYQTTPEQLESIPPMVRELIESIEGTRFDRAHFKGFGDSSYDFEVVYYVNTSDYAVYMDIQQAINLGICRGFAERNIEFAYPTRTLYVHNS, encoded by the coding sequence ATGCGTGCTACACCGTGCTGCATGAGTAATTGGTTTGAAACGATCTATAATACTGAACTTGTAGGTAATACGCTCGACCTTTGGTTGTATGCGGTTGGCGCTGCTGTCGTATTGTTCTTGTTGCTGAAGCTTATTTTACGGGTGTTACAGCGTCAGGTTGCGAGTTTGAGCACGAAGACCGCGACAGTTGTGGACGATTTACTCGCGGCTGCGTTGAAGTCGACGAAGAGCTTTGTGTTGATGGTGGTCGCGATCTGGGGTGGGGCACAGTTACTGGATTTTGGGGCAAAGGGCAATTATCTCGATTACACTCTTTTAATTGTGCTGGTGCTACAAGCTGCGGTCTGGGCGAATCGTATGGTTTCTGTGTATATTGTCTTTTATACGGATGCACGGCGTGAGGATAATCCTGCCGCCGTTTCGGTGGTTCATGGCTTATCGTTTCTCGTGCGTTTATTGATTTGGTCGCTGGCCTTCTTATTGGTGGTGGATAATCTAGGCTATGATGTGACCGCACTGGTTGCAGGATTGGGAATATCTGGTATCGCGGTCGCTCTGGCGCTGCAGAACATCTTAGGTGATCTCTTTGCATCGCTGTCGATCGTTCTGGATAAGCCCTTTGTGATCGGAGATTTCATCATCGTAGGCGATTTGATGGGAGTGGTTGAGAAGATTGGACTTAAGACCACCCGTTTGCGTAGCCTATCTGGTGAGCAATTGATCTTCTCTAATAACGATTTACTTAGTAGTCGAGTGCGCAACTACAAACGCATGCAGGAACGCCGTGTGCCTTTTGCTTTTGGCGTTTTATATCAGACAACACCTGAGCAGTTGGAATCGATCCCGCCGATGGTGCGTGAGTTGATCGAATCGATTGAAGGCACGCGTTTTGATCGTGCGCACTTCAAGGGGTTTGGTGATAGCTCCTATGACTTTGAAGTCGTTTACTATGTGAACACTTCGGATTATGCGGTTTATATGGATATCCAGCAGGCGATCAATTTAGGCATCTGCCGAGGGTTCGCTGAGCGGAATATCGAATTTGCTTATCCGACGCGCACGCTCTACGTGCATAATTCTTGA
- a CDS encoding DUF1853 family protein, translating into MGLETKALLNSLRAAPLLVGDLAEAAILDRLLLGEVVSEGIELNFQQKLGHLYEDALDCLLDASEQLDRIASHVQVVDDAGVTLGELDFVLYDRQQQMHVHLELAVKFYLATHTAEGWMYPGPDPRDNWQRKLDRMRTHQLLLSQQPEARRLLKDRFNVDTVVVRQLIYGRLFSPLSGDDCPLPEAIAPSAQRGQWLYVREWESWFSGVDGVCLVPKALWPVVFTAELKAELQRIEASELLSLATERCTMFVLPDSDEPFFLVPDDWQEH; encoded by the coding sequence ATGGGATTAGAAACGAAAGCACTGCTAAATAGTTTACGAGCTGCACCTTTATTGGTGGGGGATTTAGCTGAAGCTGCCATACTGGATCGTCTTTTGCTGGGCGAGGTCGTGTCGGAGGGGATCGAACTCAATTTTCAGCAAAAACTGGGTCACCTTTACGAAGATGCGCTGGACTGTCTGCTGGATGCATCGGAGCAGTTGGATCGGATCGCTTCGCATGTGCAGGTCGTGGACGACGCAGGCGTTACGCTCGGCGAGCTAGACTTCGTTTTGTATGATCGCCAGCAGCAAATGCACGTTCACCTCGAGCTAGCGGTTAAGTTCTACCTAGCGACGCATACGGCTGAGGGCTGGATGTATCCAGGGCCAGATCCTCGAGATAATTGGCAGCGCAAGTTGGATCGAATGCGCACGCATCAATTGCTGCTCAGTCAACAGCCCGAAGCGCGTCGCTTGCTGAAGGATCGGTTCAATGTCGATACGGTTGTGGTGCGCCAATTGATCTATGGACGGTTATTCAGTCCATTGAGCGGAGACGATTGCCCGTTGCCAGAGGCGATTGCGCCGAGTGCGCAACGCGGTCAATGGCTTTATGTGCGTGAGTGGGAGTCTTGGTTCTCTGGGGTGGATGGAGTGTGTCTGGTGCCGAAGGCGCTGTGGCCTGTGGTTTTCACTGCCGAGTTGAAGGCAGAGTTACAACGAATCGAAGCGTCGGAGTTGTTATCACTGGCAACTGAGCGCTGCACGATGTTTGTGCTGCCGGATTCAGATGAACCGTTTTTTCTGGTGCCTGACGATTGGCAGGAGCACTAA
- a CDS encoding ABC transporter permease encodes MGQLEKLKSTAKAVDFAKQNGIYIVLLVLVGFFSIATENFLVSHNLINVARQVSMLGIAAVGFAFVLLLGGIDLSVGSVITLVNVVCGWFMVNAGMNPVLAIFITLAMATFIGFTNGWIIANLQMPPLIVTLAMMIIIEGVAFIISKGLPIYGFPESFAVIGQGYIGPIPVPVVIMIAVLALGAFILNKTYFGRYFYAVGGNEEAAKLSGIKVKNVKYLVYSLSGFFAGVAGVVILSRTNSATVTAGKGLEFEILTACVLGGISVTGGFGRISNIVAGVLILGVLSNGMVLMNVTEFTQMVIKGSVLLIAVAFDCLQHRKTS; translated from the coding sequence ATGGGACAGTTAGAAAAATTAAAAAGCACGGCTAAAGCCGTCGATTTCGCAAAGCAGAACGGCATCTACATCGTGTTGTTGGTGCTTGTCGGATTCTTCTCAATCGCTACGGAGAATTTCCTTGTCAGTCATAATTTAATTAACGTTGCACGTCAGGTGTCCATGCTCGGTATCGCCGCGGTCGGTTTCGCATTTGTCCTGCTGCTGGGAGGGATCGACCTCTCTGTGGGATCGGTCATCACTTTGGTCAATGTGGTTTGTGGATGGTTTATGGTGAATGCTGGTATGAATCCCGTGTTGGCTATTTTCATCACTCTCGCGATGGCAACCTTTATTGGGTTCACGAATGGCTGGATCATTGCCAATCTTCAGATGCCACCACTCATTGTGACGTTGGCGATGATGATCATCATCGAAGGTGTGGCATTTATCATTAGCAAGGGCTTGCCGATCTATGGATTCCCAGAGTCCTTCGCCGTGATTGGGCAGGGCTATATCGGCCCGATTCCGGTGCCCGTAGTGATCATGATCGCTGTGCTTGCGCTGGGTGCCTTCATCTTGAACAAGACCTACTTTGGCCGTTATTTCTACGCTGTGGGCGGTAATGAAGAAGCTGCTAAGCTTTCCGGAATTAAGGTCAAGAATGTTAAATACCTGGTGTATTCCTTATCTGGATTCTTCGCAGGTGTCGCTGGCGTTGTGATCCTTTCGAGAACAAACTCAGCAACGGTCACCGCAGGTAAGGGGCTGGAATTTGAAATCCTGACAGCCTGTGTGCTAGGTGGAATTAGCGTAACCGGTGGCTTCGGACGAATCTCAAATATCGTGGCTGGTGTCTTAATTCTAGGCGTCCTTAGCAACGGTATGGTTCTGATGAATGTGACTGAGTTCACACAGATGGTGATCAAAGGCTCCGTGCTGTTAATCGCTGTTGCCTTCGACTGCTTGCAACACCGCAAGACTAGCTAA